A window of Microbacterium lushaniae genomic DNA:
GAGGGGTCAGTCGCGCGCGGGGGCGGCGCGCCCCCACAGCTCGGGGAAGCTCGCGGCGTTGGACTGGCGCCACAGCGCGATGCGGCGGGCCTCCTCGGCCTGGTCTTCCAGGTAGGCCTCGACGCTGTCCTCTTCGACGCGCCACCGTGCGGGGCTGCCCACGCGCATGCCGCGCAACCGCCCCTCGTGGACCAGGGCGACGACCTCGTCGACGGTGATGCTGAGCAGTTCCGCCACCTGAGCGGGAGCGAGCAGGTGCGTGCCGGCTGGGGGACGGTCGGGCATGTGCCCATTATGACCGGCACCCCGGCGGCCCCCGGATCGCCTCGCGGCGCTGTGGATAAACGCAGACGCCCGTGCAGCGATCGGAGCACCATATCCGCATGAGTGCCCACGACCGTCCGCGTGCGCGATCGCGGCCCTTCTGGGGTGACGCACGGTTCCTCCTCGGCGTGCTTCT
This region includes:
- a CDS encoding helix-turn-helix domain-containing protein translates to MPDRPPAGTHLLAPAQVAELLSITVDEVVALVHEGRLRGMRVGSPARWRVEEDSVEAYLEDQAEEARRIALWRQSNAASFPELWGRAAPARD